The following are encoded in a window of Castanea sativa cultivar Marrone di Chiusa Pesio chromosome 9, ASM4071231v1 genomic DNA:
- the LOC142609188 gene encoding F-box protein At3g07870-like: MSRPMEQCLDEDLVFDILTLLPVKSLIRFRCVSHSWNSTIISRLFITTHLNLNLNRKQPKLLSNTTNNESHNGFIVWTLDNELCTFVCNSNRTLTEISRLKIPFPPKYKLVNFCNGLFCFDSFTGGNHIVSLWNPRIRKFKVVSSHHHRINPNITLGLGYDSQNNDFKILRMGCTSDIFGRQPSWPEAEIYTLSTDSWRKVLISVESIRWPIRYLYDRHCTLFNGALHTIACAADYKFILSFDVNDERFHEIMLPQNYFGGLNVLKCEQLHVFKGSLALIVFDYNNIMHYNNTIYICEMKEYGVAESWTKKYIPIGFSYFYGCTVNGELLFKNANGLVSTFDPESLNKNIFAIEAASWVGRTCTANSMESLILLDGE; the protein is encoded by the coding sequence ATGTCTCGACCTATGGAACAGTGTCTCGATGAGGACCTCGTATTCGACATCCTGACTCTTCTGCCAGTGAAATCCTTAATCCGATTCAGGTGCGTTTCCCATTCATGGAATTCCACTATCATCAGCCGCCTGTTTATTACAACAcacctcaatctcaatctcaaccGCAAGCAACCCAAATTATTATCCAATACCACGAACAATGAGAGTCATAATGGTTTTATAGTATGGACGTTGGACAATGAATTGTGTACATTTGTTTGCAATAGCAACCGCACATTGACTGAGATTTCTAGGCTGAAAATCCCCTTTCCTCCTAAATATAAATTGGTTAACTTCTGTAACGGCTTGTTCTGCTTTGATAGTTTTACCGGAGGTAATCATATAGTAAGTTTGTGGAACCCACGCATTCGAAAGTTTAAGGTTGTCTCTTCTCATCATCATAGGATCAACCCTAATATCACACTTGGTCTTGGGTATGATTCTCAAAACAATGATTTCAAGATTCTAAGAATGGGGTGTACTAGTGATATTTTTGGACGACAACCCTCATGGCCTGAGGCTGAGATTTACACATTAAGTACGGATTCGTGGAGAAAGGTTTTGATATCAGTGGAGTCCATACGTTGGCCTATTCGTTATTTATATGATCGGCACTGCACACTTTTTAATGGAGCACTGCACACTATAGCATGTGCTGCGgactacaaattcatattgtctTTTGACGTCAATGATGAAAGATTCCATGAGATAATGTTGCCTCAAAATTACTTTGGTGGATTGAATGTATTGAAATGTGAACAGCTTCATGTGTTCAAGGGATCGCTGGCGCTGATTGTTTTTGATTATAATAACATAATGCATTATAATAACACAATCTATATATGTGAGATGAAGGAGTATGGTGTGGCTGAATCTTggactaaaaaatatataccaaTTGGCTTTAGTTACTTCTATGGTTGCACTGTCAATGGTGAACTTCTTTTTAAGAATGCCAATGGGCTGGTTTCAACATTTGACCCTGAGAGTCTAAATAAGAACATTTTTGCAATTGAAGCTGCTTCTTGGGTGGGTCGCACTTGCACCGCAAATTCTATGGAGAGTTTGATTTTACTTGACGGGGAATAA
- the LOC142609885 gene encoding F-box protein At3g07870-like: MSQLRRKPNLSDESLPHDVVFDILTRLPVKSLIRFRCVSKSWYSTITNPIFITTHLNHNLNQPKSLVSNIHDNNSHNGFLLYKSSDKELRTLVYNSDCTFTEVSRYQIPFLASSVVDYCNGMFFLYSFFSPTNAVYLWNPFIQKFKMIDVMHFRPFTVEYLETVAFGFAYHCQNSDFKILRIVSYEGLGDEKAPPPDAEVYTLSTDSWRTVELSVESVPNIGSIFAVLPNSCVFLNGALHFVAYTWGNDDDNFILSFDVNDEIFREIRLPENYLDEFYSKFDDHFHQLVVFKGMLALVVLGPAENVDEDGDEINTDICLIWVMREYGIVESWTKTNVLFDWVLTFFGCTNSGEFLIQTFDSRLVSIDSESLKVNNLRIQTTPWLAYTADLMENLVLLDQHNEAETPLSPERNHGETSDTSNCYSL; encoded by the exons ATGTCTCAGCTGAGGAGAAAGCCAAATTTGTCGGACGAGAGTCTCCCACACGACGTTGTATTCGACATCCTGACTCGGCTGCCTGTGAAATCCTTAATCCGATTCAGGTGCGTTTCAAAGTCATGGTACTCTACAATCACAAACCCCATTTTCATTACCACACACCTCAATCATAACCTCAACCAACCCAAGTCATTAGTATCCAATATCCATGACAATAACAGCCATAATGGTTTTCTGCTATACAAGTCTTCTGACAAAGAACTGCGTACTTTAGTTTACAATAGCGACTGCACATTCACCGAGGTTTCTAGGTATCAAATACCCTTTTTAGCTTCCAGCGTGGTTGACTATTGTAATGGCATGTTCTTCCTTTATAGCTTTTTTAGTCCTACAAATGCTGTATATTTGTGGAACCCATTTAttcaaaagtttaaaatgatCGATGTTATGCACTTCAGACCCTTCACTGTCGAATATTTAGAAACAGTCGCCTTTGGATTTGCTTATCATTGTCAAAACAGTGATTTCAAGATTCTCAGGATTGTGTCTTATGAGGGACTTGGTGATGAAAAGGCGCCGCCACCTGATGCTGAGGTTTACACACTGAGTACTGATTCGTGGAGAACTGTTGAATTGTCGGTGGAATCTGTACCCAATATTGGATCTATCTTTGCTGTACTGCCAAACTCCTGTGTATTTTTGAATGGAGCTCTGCATTTTGTTGCATATACTTGGGGCAATGACGATGACAATTTCATCTTGTCTTTTGATGTCAATGATGAGATATTTCGAGAGATAAGGCTGCCGGAGAATTACTTAGATGAATTTTATTCAAAGTTTGACGACCATTTTCACCAACTTGTGGTGTTCAAGGGAATGTTGGCATTGGTTGTTCTTGGTCCGGCTGAGAATGTGGATGAAGATGGAGATGAAATAAATACGGATATATGCCTCATATGGGTAATGAGAGAGTATGGTATAGTTGAGTCTTGGACTAAGACAAATGTACTATTTGATTGGGTTCTGACTTTCTTTGGCTGCACTAACAGCGGCGAATTTCTAATTCAAACTTTTGACAGCAGGCTTGTTTCAATAGACTCTGAGAGCCTGAAAGTGAACAATCTTAGAATTCAAACAACTCCCTGGTTGGCTTACACAGCTGATCTTATGGAGAACTTGGTTTTACTTGATCAG CACAATGAAGCTGAAACTCCTTTGAGTCCTGAGAGAAATCATGGAGAAACTTCTGACACCTCAAACTGCTATAGCCTCTGA